The Gemmatimonadaceae bacterium genome has a window encoding:
- a CDS encoding ATP-binding cassette domain-containing protein, which translates to MIEIERLEKTFTQPGGERVLALRGVDLVIPSGQFVTVIGTNGSGKSTLLNAIAGSFLPDAGTIRIAGIDVTRQSEFRRAALIGRVFQDPFKGTCPSMTVAENLRMAELRGSRRTLRVGLSGSAFERYHALLSGLGMRLEKRLKASMGTLSGGQRQAVTLLMGTLRRPQLLLLDEHTAALDPRAAEQVIQITNQVVREHALTTLMVTHSMEQALEQGDRTIMMHRGEVLADLSGPERKGLDPTDLLRRFADLRYTVEFAVATRPP; encoded by the coding sequence ATGATCGAGATCGAGCGGCTCGAGAAAACTTTCACGCAGCCGGGAGGAGAACGCGTCCTTGCGCTGCGCGGCGTGGACCTTGTGATACCGTCGGGCCAGTTCGTGACCGTGATTGGTACGAACGGGTCCGGCAAATCGACGCTGCTCAACGCAATCGCGGGAAGTTTTCTTCCGGATGCGGGCACCATCCGGATCGCTGGAATCGATGTCACCCGCCAGTCCGAGTTTCGCCGCGCAGCTCTGATCGGGCGTGTGTTCCAGGATCCGTTCAAGGGTACCTGTCCGTCGATGACTGTCGCCGAGAACCTGCGCATGGCGGAGCTTCGCGGCAGTCGTCGCACGCTGCGTGTGGGGCTCAGCGGTTCGGCGTTCGAGCGATATCACGCGCTCTTGTCCGGACTCGGGATGCGCCTCGAGAAGCGGCTGAAGGCGTCGATGGGTACGCTCTCCGGCGGACAGCGCCAGGCCGTCACGCTGCTCATGGGCACACTCAGGCGGCCGCAATTGCTTCTGCTCGATGAGCACACCGCCGCGCTCGATCCGCGCGCCGCCGAACAGGTCATTCAGATCACGAACCAGGTTGTACGCGAGCATGCGCTCACCACGCTGATGGTCACGCACAGCATGGAGCAGGCGCTGGAGCAGGGGGATCGTACGATCATGATGCACCGTGGCGAGGTCCTGGCGGATCTATCGGGGCCTGAGCGGAAAGGTCTCGATCCCACCGATTTGCTCCGTCGCTTCGCGGACCTGCGATACACTGTCGAATTCGCGGTGGCCACTCGACCGCCTTGA
- a CDS encoding ion transporter — protein sequence MKTFDSLRKVQPSDRPGPDAEHASDVPWRARLHEIVFEADTPEGRAFDVALIVVIVLSVATVMFDSSREISARYSNALRLAEWGFTALFTVEYIVRLLAVRRPLRYALSFFGIVDLLALLPSYVSLFLPTGRYLLVVRVLRLLRIFRVLKLGKFLSEGAILGQALRASRHKILVFLSVVVSVVVLIGALMYVVEGEENGFTSIPASMYWAVVTLTTVGYGDVTPQTPLGKLLASIVMILGYGIIAVPTGIVTSELAQASRDLVLSQDSCPSCGIRGHLADAKFCRKCGGQLTGDRDEAAVRPAAI from the coding sequence ATGAAAACTTTCGATTCCCTCCGCAAGGTTCAGCCTAGCGACCGTCCGGGTCCCGATGCCGAGCACGCCTCCGATGTCCCGTGGCGTGCGCGGCTGCACGAAATCGTGTTCGAGGCGGACACTCCGGAGGGCCGGGCATTCGATGTCGCACTCATCGTCGTGATCGTGCTGAGTGTCGCGACGGTCATGTTCGACAGCTCGAGAGAGATCAGCGCCAGATACTCGAATGCCCTGCGGCTCGCCGAGTGGGGGTTCACGGCGCTCTTCACTGTCGAGTACATCGTGCGGCTGCTGGCCGTGCGGCGCCCGCTGCGCTACGCGCTCAGCTTCTTCGGCATCGTGGATCTGCTCGCGCTCCTGCCATCGTACGTCAGCCTCTTTCTCCCAACAGGCCGCTACCTTCTGGTTGTTCGCGTGCTGCGCCTCCTCAGGATTTTTCGCGTGCTCAAGCTCGGAAAGTTTCTATCGGAGGGAGCCATACTGGGCCAGGCCCTTCGCGCGAGCCGTCACAAGATTCTCGTCTTTCTCTCGGTCGTGGTTTCCGTCGTCGTGCTCATAGGCGCCCTGATGTATGTCGTCGAGGGAGAAGAAAACGGATTCACGAGCATTCCGGCGAGCATGTACTGGGCGGTAGTGACTCTCACGACTGTCGGCTATGGCGATGTAACGCCGCAGACCCCGCTCGGGAAACTGCTTGCCAGCATCGTGATGATCCTCGGTTACGGGATCATCGCGGTACCTACCGGCATCGTGACGTCGGAACTCGCGCAGGCGTCGCGCGATCTGGTGCTGAGCCAGGATTCCTGCCCGTCTTGCGGGATCCGCGGGCATCTCGCTGACGCGAAATTCTGCAGGAAGTGCGGAGGGCAGCTGACCGGCGATCGCGACGAAGCAGCAGTCAGGCCAGCCGCAATCTGA
- the ppc gene encoding phosphoenolpyruvate carboxylase: MRWLAASLGRVIRRLEGAAAFETIEGLRQACRARRHGEPDAPSLDDLIGQVESLSLESCAVTARAFTLFFLLINTAEQVHRVRRARAYREIENAEPQPASAQWAMRALRESGRGATEVERAMLGLDVRPVLTAHPTESTRRTLLALQSRVADLLLAHDEAPNAERSAIEEMLDGEVELLWITAEVRQDRPSVNDEVSTVLWYLETRFLDAGARARDALVRAFEEEFGTTSEAMQQLVPLRIGNWVGGDRDGNPGVTPDVTIATARRSSYAILGRYAHGLADLAERLSVSASIAPPPAELRASIEADCKLLPSVYEANRRRNADEPLRLKLSLMLARIESTRRLTAARDAGKAAEEPAAYIDAAQLERDILLVRETLMGAGATHACRTTVEPMIEMVRAHGLHGYLMDVRDHADVHRAAVDDIAAQLGIAPLEGDALRAELGEQRPLLNADLALGEETTRVLDTFRAVRTIQAEMGELAAGTYIVSMTTEPDDVLRVLLLARETGLADLAGESPESRLDVVPLFETLDDLERAPAVMRALLTDPIYRRQLSARGNLQEVMIGYSDSGKDAGILASSWALYQTQEKLAEIFREAGVELRLFHGRGGSVGRGGGSPVSRALAALPPGTVNGRIKITEQGEIISQQFGLLPVAERTLEVTLAGVLLQEFNEWPKAVSAEELHEFRTVMTDLAARGLSVYRELVHDDDAIFRLFRTATPVDELAEAHFGSRPAYRPGAGQGITGIRAIPWGFGWTQIRLMLTGWLGAGTALAHYSSTNEGLDVLRRMAAQWPFFDDLLGKIEMVCAKTDLEIARAYVKNLGGDLALLSRLEGEFESTVDAVLRVRDSTILLRDNPVLQSAIALRNPYVDPLSLLQIVMLRRKRQPGEPGEPGGDDQARDAVDGVLATTLSGVAQGLRNTG; encoded by the coding sequence GTGCGGTGGCTCGCCGCCTCGCTCGGCCGCGTGATCCGGCGGCTCGAGGGCGCCGCGGCATTCGAGACGATCGAGGGTCTGCGACAAGCCTGCCGAGCGCGGCGCCACGGCGAACCCGACGCGCCATCGCTCGACGACCTCATCGGGCAGGTCGAATCGCTTTCGCTCGAGAGCTGCGCGGTCACGGCGCGCGCCTTCACGCTTTTCTTCCTGCTCATCAACACCGCGGAACAGGTGCATCGCGTACGTCGCGCCCGTGCATACCGGGAAATCGAGAACGCCGAACCACAGCCCGCGTCCGCGCAGTGGGCGATGCGCGCGCTTCGCGAATCCGGTCGTGGAGCAACGGAAGTCGAGCGCGCGATGCTCGGGCTCGATGTGCGTCCGGTGCTCACCGCGCACCCGACAGAGTCCACCCGGCGGACGCTGCTCGCTCTGCAGTCGCGTGTCGCCGACCTCCTGCTCGCGCACGACGAAGCACCTAATGCCGAGCGAAGTGCGATCGAAGAGATGCTGGACGGCGAAGTCGAGCTTCTCTGGATCACCGCCGAGGTCAGGCAGGATCGCCCATCGGTGAACGACGAGGTGAGCACGGTGCTCTGGTACCTGGAGACGCGCTTTCTCGACGCGGGAGCGCGCGCGCGAGACGCGCTCGTCCGCGCGTTCGAGGAGGAGTTCGGCACGACCTCTGAAGCTATGCAGCAGCTCGTGCCGCTCAGAATTGGCAACTGGGTAGGCGGAGACCGCGACGGCAATCCCGGCGTCACTCCCGACGTCACCATCGCGACTGCGCGACGGTCGAGCTACGCTATCCTCGGCCGTTACGCTCACGGGCTCGCAGATCTCGCCGAGCGACTGTCGGTGTCGGCGTCGATCGCTCCTCCGCCAGCCGAGCTGCGCGCGTCGATCGAGGCTGACTGCAAGCTCCTCCCCTCCGTATACGAAGCGAACCGTCGCCGCAACGCCGACGAGCCGCTGCGGCTCAAGCTCTCGCTCATGCTGGCGCGCATCGAGTCGACGAGACGACTCACCGCCGCCCGTGATGCAGGGAAGGCCGCCGAGGAGCCGGCCGCGTACATCGACGCCGCGCAGCTCGAGCGCGATATCCTGCTCGTGCGCGAAACGCTCATGGGCGCCGGCGCGACACACGCGTGCCGCACGACGGTAGAGCCAATGATCGAGATGGTGCGCGCGCACGGGCTGCATGGGTATTTGATGGATGTCCGGGACCACGCTGACGTGCATCGCGCAGCGGTCGACGACATTGCAGCACAGCTCGGCATCGCACCGCTGGAGGGTGACGCGCTCCGCGCCGAGCTTGGGGAACAGCGTCCTCTACTCAATGCGGACCTGGCGCTCGGCGAGGAGACGACGCGCGTATTGGACACGTTCCGCGCCGTGCGCACGATTCAGGCGGAGATGGGCGAGCTCGCGGCGGGCACCTACATCGTTTCGATGACGACGGAACCGGATGACGTGCTTCGAGTGTTGCTCCTCGCGCGCGAGACCGGGCTTGCCGACCTTGCCGGCGAGTCGCCGGAGTCGCGGCTCGATGTCGTGCCGCTGTTCGAGACACTCGACGATCTCGAGCGCGCGCCGGCGGTGATGCGCGCGCTGCTCACCGACCCGATTTATCGTCGCCAGCTGAGCGCTCGCGGCAACCTGCAGGAGGTGATGATCGGCTACTCCGACTCGGGAAAGGATGCCGGCATCCTTGCGTCGTCATGGGCGCTGTACCAGACGCAGGAAAAGCTCGCCGAGATATTCCGCGAAGCGGGAGTGGAGCTCCGCCTCTTTCATGGCCGCGGCGGAAGCGTGGGAAGGGGAGGCGGCTCACCCGTTTCCCGCGCGCTCGCCGCGCTGCCGCCGGGCACGGTCAACGGCCGCATCAAGATCACCGAGCAGGGCGAGATCATCTCTCAGCAGTTCGGCCTGCTGCCAGTTGCGGAGCGCACACTCGAGGTCACGCTAGCTGGCGTTCTGCTGCAGGAGTTCAACGAGTGGCCAAAGGCGGTCTCCGCGGAAGAGCTGCACGAGTTCCGCACAGTGATGACCGACCTCGCGGCGCGCGGGCTCTCCGTATACCGCGAGCTCGTCCACGACGATGACGCGATCTTCCGCCTGTTTCGCACGGCTACGCCGGTTGACGAGCTGGCCGAAGCCCACTTCGGCTCGCGCCCCGCGTACCGGCCTGGCGCGGGGCAGGGAATCACAGGCATCCGTGCGATCCCGTGGGGCTTCGGCTGGACGCAGATACGCCTCATGCTCACCGGCTGGCTAGGCGCCGGGACCGCGCTCGCGCATTACTCGTCGACGAATGAAGGGCTCGACGTCCTGCGCCGCATGGCCGCCCAGTGGCCTTTCTTCGACGACCTCCTCGGCAAAATCGAGATGGTGTGTGCGAAGACCGACCTCGAGATTGCCCGTGCCTACGTCAAGAATCTCGGCGGCGACCTCGCGCTTCTGTCGCGACTCGAGGGCGAGTTCGAAAGCACGGTGGACGCCGTACTCCGTGTCCGCGACAGCACGATCCTGCTCCGGGACAACCCGGTGCTGCAGTCGGCGATAGCGCTACGCAATCCCTATGTCGATCCGCTGTCGCTGCTGCAGATCGTCATGCTGCGACGGAAGCGACAGCCGGGAGAGCCGGGAGAGCCGGGTGGAGACGACCAGGCTCGTGACGCTGTGGATGGCGTCCTCGCGACTACGTTGAGTGGCGTCGCGCAGGGGCTGAGGAATACCGGGTAG
- a CDS encoding amino acid permease, with amino-acid sequence MKQEPSAATGPSLVRAIGRWTLVAAIVNAVVGSGIFGLPSALAGATGEWSPVAVLIAGCGILFIVLCFAEVGSRFDAAGGPYLYSRSAFGPAVGFQVGWMHVFTRLFSAAAVVNVLVAYLGNLAPWVATSTGRAFTIIAAVMVVTIINVAGVKQAAWTVNLFTVAKLLPLVAVIVLGMFRLDSAVFATQTVAEPRWTDAVLLLVFAYGGFESAVVAAGETKDPKRDTAFALLIAMSAITIMYFLVQLVVVGVLPNAAASTAPFADTMKALIGPVGSTVAILAVAISVFGWLMGFGLMTPRILFAMGERGELPAVFARVHPRFRTPYVAIAVNSILALVLSLAGSFTQLATSSAITRLTIYILCCGAVLVLRKRWGPPEGFRIPAAPVVAAIAMLLCLWLLSTRSLAQSWFLLLIVGSGAVAWLAGRRNR; translated from the coding sequence TTGAAACAGGAGCCCTCCGCCGCAACAGGGCCGAGCCTCGTACGCGCAATAGGCCGGTGGACGCTGGTCGCCGCGATAGTAAACGCAGTCGTCGGCAGCGGAATTTTCGGACTCCCCTCCGCGCTCGCCGGAGCTACGGGAGAGTGGAGCCCCGTCGCCGTCCTCATCGCGGGCTGCGGAATACTCTTCATCGTGTTGTGCTTCGCCGAAGTGGGAAGCCGGTTCGACGCTGCAGGAGGTCCCTACCTTTATTCGCGTAGCGCGTTCGGACCTGCCGTCGGCTTCCAGGTTGGATGGATGCACGTTTTCACCCGACTCTTTTCGGCGGCAGCGGTCGTCAACGTGCTCGTTGCCTACCTCGGGAACCTCGCACCGTGGGTTGCAACGTCAACCGGGCGCGCGTTCACCATCATTGCCGCCGTCATGGTGGTCACGATCATCAATGTGGCCGGTGTGAAGCAGGCAGCATGGACAGTGAATCTGTTCACGGTCGCGAAGCTCCTCCCCTTGGTGGCGGTGATCGTTCTCGGAATGTTCCGGCTCGACTCCGCTGTATTCGCGACGCAAACCGTTGCCGAGCCGCGTTGGACGGACGCGGTGCTGCTGCTCGTTTTCGCTTACGGGGGATTCGAATCCGCAGTGGTTGCCGCGGGCGAAACCAAGGATCCGAAACGCGACACCGCCTTCGCCCTTCTGATCGCAATGTCGGCTATAACGATCATGTACTTCCTCGTGCAGCTCGTCGTGGTGGGAGTGCTGCCGAACGCCGCCGCGAGCACCGCGCCCTTTGCCGACACGATGAAAGCGCTCATCGGACCGGTCGGCTCAACTGTGGCAATTCTTGCGGTGGCGATTTCCGTGTTCGGTTGGCTCATGGGCTTCGGGCTCATGACACCAAGGATTCTGTTCGCGATGGGCGAGAGGGGAGAGCTTCCGGCGGTATTCGCCCGGGTCCACCCGCGATTCCGAACGCCGTACGTTGCGATCGCCGTGAACTCGATCCTCGCGCTCGTGCTTTCTCTTGCCGGCAGCTTCACTCAGCTGGCTACGTCCTCCGCGATCACGCGGCTCACGATTTACATCCTCTGCTGCGGCGCGGTGCTCGTCCTTCGCAAACGGTGGGGTCCGCCGGAGGGTTTCAGAATTCCTGCCGCGCCCGTGGTGGCTGCGATCGCTATGCTCCTGTGTCTATGGCTTCTGAGCACCAGAAGTCTGGCTCAATCGTGGTTCCTCCTTTTGATAGTCGGCTCGGGTGCAGTTGCATGGCTCGCTGGCCGCCGCAATCGATAA
- a CDS encoding RagB/SusD family nutrient uptake outer membrane protein → MKKVYRILALVPIVSVMSCTDLHKDPVGLLTPEQITTDPTLSTVTGSVTSSYQMLASTLNLLNEWRWDLGTVFRNDVIVQDMASDDMNKKWNPDGDQPWMDQVVSFNFTSSNQAFGGLWSYDYEGISRANLAISYLTDAALVAKIGIDPALKSRLLGEAYFLRAFYYFDLVNAFGDVPLLLKPLNTFDEAYSVAKREPRATVYAQISADLAQAKTLLPNSKFSDGTDKWRASRGAAIAMQAKVALYNEKWAEVITTVTELEATGFYNLNANYFHNFSVANEYADSEVIFAYDHRTGATPKNGNGLAAPLDWGFMAPTANFIAEFEPDDPRLLYTVRVSDKAVYKLLGATNTGYRGNDDSPGNKIFIRLADVLLWKAEAYNETGGFSQAVALINRVRQRARTGVTISGGVAPAGTLPDRSAVSVDKAQIKAWLIHERRVELGFESQRFNDLKRWKIAKQVLSAIGKNFQDRNYLYPIPQGEIDKSGGSITQNAGY, encoded by the coding sequence ATGAAGAAGGTATACAGGATTCTGGCGTTGGTCCCGATCGTCTCGGTGATGAGCTGCACTGATCTGCACAAGGATCCGGTCGGCTTGCTCACGCCGGAACAGATAACGACAGACCCGACGCTGAGCACTGTCACCGGCTCGGTGACGTCATCGTATCAGATGCTCGCCAGCACGTTGAATCTTCTCAACGAGTGGAGATGGGATCTTGGCACGGTGTTCAGGAACGACGTCATCGTGCAGGACATGGCGTCGGACGACATGAACAAGAAGTGGAACCCCGATGGCGATCAGCCGTGGATGGACCAGGTCGTGAGCTTCAACTTCACGTCGTCGAACCAGGCGTTCGGCGGCCTCTGGAGCTACGACTACGAGGGGATATCGCGCGCGAATCTCGCAATCAGCTATCTGACGGATGCGGCGCTGGTAGCCAAGATCGGAATCGACCCGGCGTTGAAATCGAGACTGCTTGGCGAAGCCTATTTCCTCAGGGCTTTCTACTATTTCGACCTGGTGAACGCCTTCGGCGACGTCCCTCTGTTGCTGAAGCCGCTCAACACCTTCGACGAAGCCTACAGTGTCGCCAAGAGAGAACCCAGGGCGACGGTCTATGCTCAAATCAGCGCGGATCTGGCTCAGGCGAAGACACTTTTACCGAACAGCAAGTTCTCCGATGGCACCGACAAGTGGAGAGCTTCGAGGGGCGCCGCGATCGCAATGCAGGCTAAGGTCGCCCTTTACAATGAGAAGTGGGCTGAGGTCATCACGACTGTCACTGAGCTCGAGGCAACGGGGTTCTATAACCTGAATGCCAATTACTTCCACAATTTCAGTGTAGCCAACGAGTACGCGGATAGTGAAGTGATCTTTGCCTACGATCACCGGACCGGCGCTACTCCAAAAAACGGCAATGGATTAGCCGCGCCGCTCGATTGGGGCTTCATGGCTCCGACCGCTAACTTCATCGCCGAATTCGAGCCCGATGACCCGAGACTGCTGTACACGGTCAGAGTGTCCGACAAGGCGGTGTACAAGCTGCTCGGCGCAACGAACACAGGCTACAGAGGGAACGACGATTCCCCAGGCAACAAGATTTTCATTCGCCTCGCGGATGTACTGCTCTGGAAAGCCGAGGCTTACAATGAGACCGGAGGCTTCTCGCAGGCTGTCGCTCTGATAAACAGGGTCAGGCAGCGCGCGCGAACGGGCGTGACAATCAGCGGAGGTGTGGCTCCTGCTGGCACGCTGCCCGACAGAAGTGCTGTCTCCGTCGACAAGGCCCAGATAAAGGCCTGGCTTATTCATGAGCGTCGCGTCGAGCTGGGTTTCGAATCGCAGCGGTTCAACGATCTGAAGCGATGGAAGATCGCGAAGCAGGTCTTGAGCGCGATCGGCAAGAATTTCCAGGACCGCAACTATCTGTATCCGATTCCGCAGGGTGAGATCGATAAATCCGGCGGGAGCATTACGCAGAACGCTGGATACTGA
- a CDS encoding TonB-dependent receptor, whose product MATVRYFFPTLIGLLSTVALGAQTPGGTITGRVVDNTTQQPLTGVTVSIEGTTRGTATQSDGTFRISNVPEGNQVLRARRIGYVPMLRNVAVGTGATATVDFSLVPSPSVLDQVVVVGYSSARKADITGAVATVDVAELESRRVADVAQALQGQVAGVQITQSTGAPGEEISIRIRGEGTIGNNSPLFIVDGIPTRDISFLNPADMASLTVLKDAAAASIYGSRASAGVIVITTKSGKVGKVVSEINAYTGIQRATNLPTLLNSSQYLDKVEEAWNNSGNTGTNPYTAARNRPDLADTDWLDELFEPGVSQNLQLTASGGSERIKYLTSAGLYKQDGIVIFDNDRYRRLNFRTNVIASLSNRFNVGTNLQLSYAAQDKLSSKGDTPGIIRHALIRPPVISVYKDSSDPTYSEADQFTDLPFFATPWDNSNNRFEFGSNPVALAFYTNDKRDNFKTFGNVFAEYSLLRSQALKFKSNLGIDLSLTHNKAFLQRFGDDNGGGNPADGPGGRINRPTGLNEDRGQETTVTWNNTLNYIGDSEKNLFTALAGTEFITNYSSSIGGSRQRYDFSNGPFQYLNYGGTANQNTGGSASEWALFSLFSSATYSFASRYLLTGTVRADASSRFAENNQWGYFPSVSAGWNISNESFMQDVSFVSDLRVRGSVGKVGNQEIDNYAFLTLLRRSGDQYLVSRYGNPDLKWETTTQKNIGFDMGMLSNRLYLSVDYFRKLTSDILLPISLPSIVGNVSPTIVNAGEVSNRGFEVALDFKDRVGSVGYRINANAATVKNNVEKLHPNLPNIIGDVYKTEVGQPLGAFYGYVMEGIYQNAAEIKSHLHATLNPPNKPGDIKFQDLNADGVINDDDRTFIGNPIPRLSYGFNLGADFRGFDLSALLQGVSGVDKYNDAKQITDYDSRPFNHTTAVLGAWDGEGSSNTIPRTTFNDNGSSKKSSIFVEDASYLRLKNLELGYSLGALGSSARLGVQNVRVYVSGQNLFTKTKYTGLDPESTDILDRGTYPQSRAFLFGTNVKF is encoded by the coding sequence ATGGCAACAGTCCGCTACTTCTTTCCCACGCTCATTGGTTTGCTCTCGACCGTTGCGCTGGGCGCCCAGACGCCGGGCGGCACGATAACCGGCCGCGTCGTCGACAACACGACCCAACAGCCGCTCACTGGTGTCACCGTATCAATTGAAGGGACCACTCGCGGCACGGCAACTCAAAGCGACGGCACCTTTCGCATCAGCAACGTCCCCGAGGGAAACCAGGTCCTCAGGGCACGTCGAATCGGATACGTTCCCATGCTCCGGAACGTTGCCGTCGGGACCGGAGCGACAGCGACCGTGGACTTTTCGCTGGTGCCCAGTCCGTCAGTTCTCGATCAGGTGGTCGTCGTCGGATACTCATCGGCGAGAAAAGCTGACATCACCGGCGCGGTCGCCACTGTCGATGTGGCCGAGCTCGAATCACGAAGAGTTGCAGACGTAGCGCAGGCTCTTCAGGGTCAGGTCGCCGGAGTGCAGATCACGCAAAGCACCGGAGCACCGGGCGAAGAGATCAGCATTCGCATCCGAGGCGAAGGGACCATCGGCAACAACAGTCCGCTGTTCATCGTCGACGGAATACCTACACGTGACATCTCCTTCCTGAACCCTGCGGACATGGCGTCCCTGACCGTTCTAAAGGACGCTGCGGCTGCTTCAATCTACGGGTCGAGGGCGTCTGCAGGAGTCATAGTGATCACCACGAAAAGTGGAAAGGTTGGGAAGGTAGTCTCGGAGATCAACGCGTATACTGGAATCCAGCGCGCGACCAATCTTCCCACGCTGCTCAACTCCAGTCAGTACCTCGACAAAGTCGAAGAAGCCTGGAACAATTCGGGCAATACCGGCACGAACCCCTACACGGCGGCCAGGAATCGACCCGATCTCGCCGACACGGACTGGCTCGACGAGCTGTTCGAGCCCGGGGTCTCGCAGAACCTGCAGCTTACCGCAAGTGGAGGAAGCGAAAGGATCAAATACCTGACTTCAGCCGGACTGTACAAACAGGACGGCATCGTCATCTTCGACAATGACAGGTATCGCCGCCTGAATTTCCGAACCAACGTCATTGCGTCACTGAGCAATCGCTTCAACGTTGGCACGAACCTTCAGCTGTCGTACGCTGCACAGGACAAGCTTTCGTCGAAGGGAGACACACCGGGAATCATCCGGCATGCCCTAATCAGGCCTCCCGTCATCAGCGTCTACAAGGACTCGTCAGATCCCACATACTCCGAAGCCGACCAGTTTACCGATCTGCCGTTCTTTGCGACGCCCTGGGATAACTCGAACAACAGGTTCGAGTTTGGCTCGAACCCTGTAGCCCTCGCGTTCTACACGAACGACAAGCGGGACAACTTCAAGACGTTCGGCAATGTCTTCGCCGAATACTCTCTCCTGAGAAGCCAGGCCCTCAAGTTCAAGAGCAATCTCGGAATCGATCTGAGCCTGACCCACAACAAGGCTTTCCTCCAGAGATTCGGCGACGACAACGGAGGCGGAAACCCTGCCGACGGGCCGGGCGGCCGCATCAACCGCCCCACGGGGTTGAACGAAGACCGCGGACAGGAAACTACGGTCACCTGGAACAACACACTGAATTACATCGGAGACAGTGAGAAGAATCTATTTACCGCGCTCGCCGGAACCGAGTTCATCACGAACTACTCTTCATCCATCGGTGGTTCCAGACAGAGATACGATTTCTCGAACGGGCCCTTCCAGTACCTGAACTACGGCGGAACAGCCAATCAGAACACCGGCGGCTCCGCATCGGAGTGGGCCCTTTTCTCACTGTTCAGCTCGGCGACGTATTCGTTTGCCAGTCGCTATCTGCTGACGGGAACCGTCAGAGCCGACGCCTCTTCCAGGTTCGCCGAGAACAACCAGTGGGGCTACTTCCCATCGGTCTCGGCAGGCTGGAACATCTCGAATGAGAGTTTCATGCAGGACGTGAGCTTCGTGTCCGACCTGAGAGTGAGAGGCAGCGTAGGAAAGGTCGGCAACCAGGAAATCGACAACTACGCTTTCCTGACTCTCCTCCGCCGGTCCGGCGACCAGTATCTCGTCTCACGGTACGGCAATCCCGATCTGAAGTGGGAGACAACCACCCAGAAGAACATCGGGTTCGACATGGGGATGCTGAGCAACAGGCTCTATCTCTCCGTCGACTACTTCAGAAAGCTCACTTCGGATATTCTGCTGCCGATCTCTCTGCCCTCAATCGTCGGGAATGTTTCTCCGACGATTGTGAACGCCGGCGAAGTCAGTAACAGGGGATTCGAAGTCGCTCTCGATTTCAAGGACAGGGTTGGCAGCGTCGGGTACAGGATCAACGCGAATGCAGCCACAGTAAAGAACAACGTAGAGAAGCTGCATCCCAATCTGCCGAACATCATCGGTGACGTATACAAGACGGAGGTCGGCCAGCCCCTTGGCGCCTTCTATGGATACGTGATGGAAGGCATCTACCAGAATGCGGCTGAAATCAAGTCACATCTGCATGCCACGCTGAACCCACCAAACAAGCCTGGCGACATCAAGTTCCAGGATCTGAATGCAGACGGAGTCATCAATGATGACGACCGGACGTTCATTGGCAATCCAATCCCGAGACTATCATACGGCTTCAATCTCGGCGCGGATTTCCGCGGGTTCGACCTGTCCGCGCTGCTGCAAGGCGTTAGCGGAGTCGACAAGTACAACGACGCCAAGCAGATAACGGATTATGACAGCCGCCCGTTCAACCATACGACCGCGGTGCTGGGCGCATGGGACGGGGAAGGCTCCAGCAACACGATTCCCCGCACGACGTTCAACGACAATGGAAGCAGCAAGAAATCGAGCATTTTCGTCGAGGACGCTTCCTATCTCCGCCTGAAAAACCTGGAGCTGGGTTACTCACTCGGCGCGCTGGGCTCGAGTGCGAGGCTCGGAGTTCAGAACGTACGCGTCTATGTCTCCGGCCAGAACCTGTTCACGAAAACGAAGTACACGGGACTTGATCCGGAGTCGACCGACATCCTCGACCGCGGAACGTATCCGCAGTCGAGAGCGTTCCTGTTCGGCACCAATGTCAAATTCTGA
- a CDS encoding type II toxin-antitoxin system VapC family toxin translates to MKVIDLNLLLYAVNRDSPRHSAAMRWLQDAMSGEERIGLAWTVLLGFIRVTTSPRVFEHPLSVDDALRTVDAWLSQASVAALEPGEGHWSILRDLLLDAGSAGNLTTDAHLAALAIEHGAELCSTDADFARFERLRWTNPLS, encoded by the coding sequence GTGAAGGTCATTGACCTCAATCTGCTGCTGTACGCCGTCAATCGAGACAGCCCCCGCCACTCGGCGGCGATGAGGTGGCTCCAGGACGCGATGTCAGGCGAAGAGCGTATCGGACTCGCCTGGACCGTCCTGCTCGGATTCATTCGCGTGACAACGAGCCCCAGGGTGTTCGAGCATCCTCTATCAGTCGACGATGCCCTGCGTACCGTCGACGCGTGGCTCTCTCAAGCTTCGGTTGCGGCACTCGAGCCCGGCGAGGGTCACTGGAGCATCCTTCGCGATTTGCTCCTGGACGCCGGTTCCGCCGGCAATCTCACAACCGATGCGCACCTGGCCGCGCTCGCCATCGAACACGGCGCCGAGCTCTGCTCTACCGATGCGGATTTCGCCCGCTTCGAACGATTGCGCTGGACTAACCCGTTGTCCTGA